A single region of the Leisingera thetidis genome encodes:
- a CDS encoding acyl-CoA dehydrogenase family protein — MSGDLNSEEQAVIGQIERFSNEVLAPAAAAIDAEGTFATLHRPALAEMGIMGMNLPEAYGGIGLSGPALYCAVEAIAGACGSTASMLTAHFLATDSLLLGADEALKQRLLPAAASGEALGAFALTEPMAGSNPADMRTTAIRDGDGYRLKGSKCFISNAGGADFIVVYAKTDSSAGARGVSAFVVEPGKTDGVEIGRHEETMGLRGGHVFPVSFDCHVPAENRLGDEGTGFRTAMKVLDNGRIEVAAQATGIARAALDAAVSYAREREVGGQPIGNFQGLQWMLADSATELAAARALGLQAARKRGTGERYSSDSAFAKLYASEAAWRIADRALQIHGGYGYTRDFPLERYLRDLRIFRIYEGSSEIQRTIIARDLLK, encoded by the coding sequence ATGAGCGGTGATCTGAACAGTGAAGAACAGGCCGTCATCGGCCAGATCGAGCGGTTTTCGAACGAGGTGCTGGCGCCTGCCGCTGCCGCGATCGATGCCGAGGGGACATTTGCAACCCTGCACCGCCCGGCGCTGGCGGAGATGGGCATCATGGGGATGAACCTGCCCGAAGCCTATGGCGGCATTGGCCTGTCCGGTCCTGCGCTCTATTGCGCGGTGGAGGCCATCGCCGGCGCCTGCGGCTCAACCGCGTCGATGCTGACGGCGCATTTTCTGGCCACGGACTCGCTGCTGCTGGGCGCGGATGAGGCGCTGAAGCAGCGGCTGCTGCCGGCCGCCGCATCGGGCGAGGCGCTGGGGGCGTTTGCCTTGACCGAGCCGATGGCCGGCTCCAACCCGGCCGACATGCGCACCACCGCCATCCGCGACGGGGACGGCTACCGGCTGAAAGGCTCCAAATGCTTCATCTCGAACGCGGGCGGCGCGGATTTCATCGTGGTCTATGCCAAGACCGACAGCAGCGCAGGCGCGCGCGGGGTCAGCGCCTTTGTGGTGGAGCCGGGCAAGACGGACGGGGTGGAGATCGGCAGGCACGAGGAGACCATGGGGCTGCGCGGCGGCCATGTGTTCCCGGTCTCATTTGACTGCCATGTGCCCGCGGAAAACCGGCTGGGCGACGAAGGCACCGGATTCCGCACCGCGATGAAGGTGCTGGACAACGGCCGGATCGAGGTCGCGGCGCAGGCGACCGGCATTGCCCGCGCGGCACTGGATGCGGCGGTGTCCTATGCCAGGGAACGCGAGGTCGGCGGCCAGCCGATCGGCAATTTCCAGGGGCTGCAATGGATGCTGGCCGACAGTGCCACCGAACTGGCGGCGGCGCGGGCATTGGGGCTGCAGGCGGCCCGCAAGCGGGGCACGGGTGAGCGGTATTCCTCGGACTCGGCCTTTGCCAAGCTGTATGCCAGCGAGGCGGCCTGGCGCATTGCCGACCGGGCGCTGCAGATCCACGGCGGTTATGGCTATACCCGTGACTTCCCGCTGGAACGCTACCTGCGCGATTTGCGGATCTTCCGGATCTACGAGGGGTCTTCGGAAATCCAGCGCACCATCATTGCCCGCGACCTGCTGAAATAA
- a CDS encoding CaiB/BaiF CoA transferase family protein, translating into MFDNDETAGRRPLEGVRVLDFSRVLAGPYCTALMADLGAEVIKVEPPAGDDYRHIGPFREGESLLFQSVNRGKKSIVLDLKSAEGAAAARALAAESDVLIENFRPGVMERFGLGPEALCAACPQLVYVSVSGFGQTGPNRMLPAYDIIIQAMSGLMDVTGAEDGPPMMAGDAFADVAGGMFAAFGAMVALFDRARSGRGRHVDLALYDSLVSMMPVLACRALMAGETPKRTGSKHALSAPFGTYPARDGSFTVAVLNDRLFAKFAAAIGAPELAEDPRFASDSLRRQNEPALAQHIESWAAVRDVQSVAALLSEEGIPAAALSSVPEAWASPQAQARELATPVTHPALGTLSVPEQPVHFSGAPRGGRQAAPGLGAHTEEILQRLQKGETK; encoded by the coding sequence ATGTTCGACAATGACGAAACCGCAGGCCGCAGGCCGCTGGAGGGGGTCCGGGTGCTGGATTTTTCCCGCGTTCTGGCGGGACCCTACTGCACCGCGCTGATGGCCGACCTGGGGGCGGAAGTGATCAAGGTGGAGCCGCCCGCGGGCGATGACTACCGCCACATCGGCCCGTTCAGGGAGGGCGAAAGCCTGCTGTTCCAGTCGGTGAACCGCGGCAAGAAATCCATCGTTCTGGACCTGAAATCCGCGGAGGGCGCGGCGGCGGCCCGGGCGCTGGCGGCGGAGAGCGATGTTCTGATCGAGAATTTCCGCCCCGGCGTGATGGAGCGGTTCGGGCTGGGCCCGGAGGCATTGTGCGCGGCCTGTCCGCAGCTGGTCTATGTCTCGGTGTCCGGGTTCGGCCAGACCGGCCCCAACCGGATGCTGCCGGCCTATGACATCATCATCCAGGCGATGAGCGGGCTGATGGACGTGACCGGCGCCGAGGACGGCCCGCCGATGATGGCCGGGGACGCCTTTGCCGATGTGGCGGGCGGCATGTTCGCGGCCTTCGGGGCGATGGTGGCGCTGTTCGACCGCGCCCGCAGCGGCCGGGGGCGGCATGTCGATCTGGCGCTGTACGATTCGCTGGTGTCGATGATGCCGGTGCTGGCCTGCCGGGCGCTGATGGCCGGGGAAACGCCGAAGCGGACCGGCAGCAAGCACGCGCTGTCGGCGCCCTTTGGCACCTACCCGGCCAGGGACGGCAGCTTTACCGTTGCGGTGCTGAACGACCGGCTGTTTGCAAAGTTCGCGGCGGCCATCGGCGCGCCGGAACTGGCGGAGGATCCGCGGTTCGCCAGCGACAGCCTGCGGCGGCAGAATGAGCCGGCGCTGGCGCAGCATATCGAAAGCTGGGCCGCGGTCCGGGACGTGCAGAGCGTCGCCGCGCTGCTGTCCGAGGAGGGCATCCCGGCAGCGGCCCTGAGTTCGGTGCCGGAGGCCTGGGCGTCGCCGCAGGCGCAGGCGCGGGAGCTGGCAACGCCCGTCACCCACCCCGCGCTCGGCACGCTGAGCGTGCCGGAACAGCCGGTTCATTTCAGCGGCGCGCCGCGCGGCGGCCGTCAGGCAGCCCCGGGACTGGGGGCGCATACAGAGGAAATCCTGCAGCGGCTGCAGAAAGGAGAGACCAAATGA
- the yidD gene encoding membrane protein insertion efficiency factor YidD, with the protein MTPLAHIIAIPVRAYRLLFSPWVGFNCRYQPTCSAYALEALDKHGAFKGAWLTARRIGRCHPLGGDGYDPVPDKRSR; encoded by the coding sequence ATGACCCCGCTGGCCCATATCATCGCAATCCCTGTGCGCGCCTACCGGCTGCTGTTCAGCCCCTGGGTCGGCTTCAACTGCCGCTACCAGCCCACTTGTTCGGCCTACGCGCTGGAAGCGCTGGACAAGCACGGCGCCTTCAAGGGCGCCTGGCTGACCGCCCGCCGCATCGGGCGCTGCCACCCGTTGGGCGGCGACGGCTACGACCCGGTTCCGGACAAACGCAGCAGATAG
- a CDS encoding LysR family transcriptional regulator, whose translation MNIPLSFRQVEVLLAVADTGSTAGASRALNTSQPSVSLAIARCEEVFGQKLFVRIPGRGMELTPFGQHKTAQLRELEKQARWVLSGGEGTPEFLNLGVFSTLGPRYAPQLVRRFMDTRPGAEIRILEGDLQTLFDWLSEGRIDLALLYDFGVPSDFAITPLMAAEPYALLPAGHRLAGLPGVSAEDLAQEPIILMNLPHSRGYFLSLLQNARFPVRVAHETGSIEMLRSMVANGFGAGLLATDLPDGMCYDGMPVVRVPLAGQPPLHQIALAHRGGALKRPVIQAFTGFAGAFFTPPPQPAGGSGT comes from the coding sequence TTGAATATACCATTGAGCTTCCGCCAGGTCGAAGTCCTGCTGGCCGTGGCCGACACCGGCAGCACCGCGGGGGCCAGCCGCGCGCTGAACACCTCGCAGCCCTCGGTGTCACTGGCCATCGCCCGCTGCGAGGAGGTGTTCGGCCAGAAGCTGTTTGTCCGCATCCCCGGCCGCGGGATGGAGCTGACGCCGTTCGGGCAGCACAAGACCGCCCAGCTGCGCGAACTGGAGAAACAGGCGCGCTGGGTGCTGAGCGGCGGCGAAGGCACGCCGGAGTTCCTGAACCTCGGGGTGTTTTCCACCCTCGGCCCCCGCTATGCGCCGCAGCTGGTGCGCCGCTTCATGGACACCCGCCCCGGCGCCGAGATCCGCATCCTCGAAGGCGACCTGCAAACGCTGTTCGACTGGCTCAGCGAAGGCCGGATCGACCTCGCGCTGCTTTATGATTTCGGGGTTCCGTCGGATTTCGCGATCACCCCGCTGATGGCCGCCGAACCCTATGCCCTGCTGCCCGCCGGGCACCGGCTGGCAGGGCTGCCCGGCGTCAGCGCCGAAGACCTGGCGCAGGAACCCATCATCCTGATGAACCTGCCCCACAGCCGCGGCTATTTCCTGTCCTTGCTGCAGAATGCCCGCTTCCCGGTGCGGGTGGCGCATGAGACCGGCTCGATCGAGATGCTGCGGTCGATGGTGGCCAACGGGTTCGGCGCCGGGCTGCTGGCCACCGACCTGCCGGACGGCATGTGCTATGACGGCATGCCGGTTGTCCGGGTGCCGCTCGCCGGCCAGCCGCCGCTGCACCAGATCGCCCTTGCCCACCGCGGCGGTGCGCTGAAACGGCCGGTGATCCAGGCGTTCACCGGTTTTGCCGGCGCCTTCTTCACGCCGCCGCCCCAGCCCGCCGGCGGTTCCGGCACCTGA